CAGGCCGTCGCCGCCCACTACGGCGTGCCGGCCAGCCAGGTGTTCGTCGGCAACGGCTCGGACGAAGTCCTGGCCCATGCCTTCCACGGCCTGTTCCAGCATGGCAAGCCGCTGCTGTTCCCCGATATCAGCTACAGCTTCTACCCGGTCTACTGCGGGCTGTACGGCATCCAGGCCGAGCCGATCGCCCTGGACGAGCAGTTCCAGATCCGCATCGAGGACTATGCGCGGCCCAACGGCGGAATCATTTTCCCCAACCCGAACGCGCCGACCGGCTGCCTGCTGGCGCTGGAGGCCGTGGAGCGGCTGCTGCAGGCCAACCCGGACAGCGTGGTGCTGGTGGACGAGGCCTATATCGATTTCGGCGGCGAATCGGCGATCAGCCTGGTGTGCAAGTACCCCAACCTGCTGGTTACCCAGACCCTGTCCAAGTCGCGCTCGCTGGCGGGCCTGCGCGTCGGCCTGGCGGTGGGTCATGAAGACCTGATCGAGGCGCTGGAACGGATCAAGAACAGCTTCAACTCCTACCCGCTGGATCGTATCGCCATCGCCGGCGCGGCGGCCGCGTTCGAGGATCGTGCCTATTTCGAGCAGACCTGCGCCGCGGTGATCAACAGCCGCGAGAAGGTCGTTGCCGGCTTGCAGGCGCTGGGCTTCGAGGTACTGCCGTCAGCCGCCAACTTCATCTTCGCTCGCCATCCGCAGCGTGACGCGGCCGGCATCGCCGCCGCGCTGCGTGAGCAAGGGGTGATCGTGCGCCACTTCAAGCAAGCGCGCATCGCCCAGTTCCTGCGTATCAGCATCGGCTCGCCGGAGCAGAACCAGGCCCTGCTCGACGCACTCGCCGCGCTCTGATCGATAACCGCCAAGAAAAAGCCAGGGCCTAGGCCCTGGCTTTTTCGTCTCCGCGGCAACTGAGGGTATCAGTTGCTGGTGGCCACCGGCGGGCGGATGCCGATCTCGGCCTTGAGCTCCATCGGCTTGCCGTTGCGCATCACTTCGATGCGGATGGTCTC
Above is a genomic segment from Pseudomonas argentinensis containing:
- the hisC gene encoding histidinol-phosphate transaminase gives rise to the protein MSKFWSPFVKDLVPYVPGEQPKLTKLVKLNTNENPYGPSPKAIAAMQAELNDDLRLYPDPNGDRLKQAVAAHYGVPASQVFVGNGSDEVLAHAFHGLFQHGKPLLFPDISYSFYPVYCGLYGIQAEPIALDEQFQIRIEDYARPNGGIIFPNPNAPTGCLLALEAVERLLQANPDSVVLVDEAYIDFGGESAISLVCKYPNLLVTQTLSKSRSLAGLRVGLAVGHEDLIEALERIKNSFNSYPLDRIAIAGAAAAFEDRAYFEQTCAAVINSREKVVAGLQALGFEVLPSAANFIFARHPQRDAAGIAAALREQGVIVRHFKQARIAQFLRISIGSPEQNQALLDALAAL